A part of Leptospira neocaledonica genomic DNA contains:
- a CDS encoding LIC10421/LIC12816 family protein, translating into MKIKSLVGLISILSLFPFALSSFSAEEETRLIEKALVESLSTQEQKEAFKKYLANLSKKKRDEATHLRELASSEPKHHSSGARKKKLVELAAQLDREASIHEETLKTLQQSLVQ; encoded by the coding sequence ATGAAGATCAAATCACTTGTCGGACTAATTTCAATTCTGTCCCTGTTCCCATTTGCACTTTCTTCCTTCTCCGCAGAAGAAGAAACAAGACTGATCGAAAAGGCATTGGTAGAGAGTTTATCCACCCAAGAACAAAAAGAGGCGTTCAAAAAATACCTGGCCAATCTTTCTAAGAAGAAAAGAGATGAAGCGACCCATTTGAGAGAACTTGCTTCTTCCGAACCGAAACATCATTCTTCCGGGGCTCGCAAGAAGAAGTTGGTAGAACTCGCTGCTCAATTGGACAGAGAAGCTTCTATCCATGAAGAAACCTTAAAAACTCTACAACAATCTTTGGTTCAATAA
- a CDS encoding energy transducer TonB family protein — protein MDKTGDLEEDDRRLLFAAFFVFAFASFLVAHLFTRNILFKILGEDPLVQVKERAEREKLYEVLLEQEFVDKRIKDEYKALSNVESAGSGGITKKEGFHTMSPFREFVMGNIFRNPSKASPQNSQKKTEEEKVYEVAILKQDPVEFTNPNEQTPEQTPATGRMTKIPFNYRFQQDMLFRWDGSSSMSVPTKKLVGYEYFKRMLRQIEQSFSPPGGGNYGYRDGAGRVIRQAIEPGEVKVQFMLNDAGQVIDTKLISSQGQALVDQSCVDALRGQNFGKVPEEVKAQGMIYGITFIFPRFY, from the coding sequence ATAGACAAGACTGGAGATTTAGAAGAAGACGATCGTCGCCTTCTATTCGCCGCGTTTTTCGTATTTGCATTCGCGTCTTTTTTAGTAGCTCATTTATTCACACGCAATATTCTATTTAAGATCTTGGGAGAAGACCCTCTTGTTCAGGTAAAAGAAAGAGCGGAGAGGGAAAAACTTTACGAAGTACTCTTAGAGCAGGAGTTCGTAGACAAAAGGATCAAGGACGAATACAAAGCATTATCCAATGTGGAGTCCGCAGGTTCGGGTGGGATCACTAAAAAAGAAGGATTTCATACGATGTCTCCCTTTCGCGAATTCGTGATGGGAAATATTTTCCGAAATCCTTCCAAGGCAAGTCCTCAAAATTCCCAAAAGAAAACGGAAGAGGAAAAAGTATACGAGGTCGCTATCTTAAAACAAGACCCTGTTGAATTTACTAACCCCAACGAACAAACCCCGGAGCAAACACCGGCTACGGGAAGAATGACCAAAATCCCATTCAATTACCGTTTCCAACAAGATATGCTTTTTCGTTGGGACGGAAGTTCTTCCATGAGCGTTCCTACTAAGAAGTTGGTAGGTTACGAATATTTCAAAAGGATGCTTCGCCAAATCGAACAAAGTTTTTCTCCTCCCGGCGGAGGAAACTACGGTTATCGTGACGGAGCGGGAAGAGTAATCCGACAGGCGATAGAACCGGGAGAAGTAAAGGTCCAATTTATGCTAAATGATGCTGGCCAAGTCATTGATACTAAGCTTATTTCTTCGCAAGGACAAGCTCTTGTGGATCAATCCTGTGTGGATGCATTACGAGGACAAAACTTCGGAAAAGTCCCTGAAGAGGTAAAAGCACAAGGGATGATCTACGGAATTACGTTTATTTTCCCTCGTTTTTATTAA
- a CDS encoding trypsin-like peptidase domain-containing protein translates to MKKNDRFKNFLVIGISVMAGVILSPILYCGTGNDSALFLNAKSDREPSASAKAAVSIQKAFEEVYENVSPSVVLIATEGTVNVPQYNDPFQEFFYGPQGRVRNQKRKVSGLGSGFILNKEGYILTNDHVVRNFDKFKVVFKNVKEPVSAKLIGTDPMIDVALLKVEANQDLQPIEIGDSSAVKVGDWAIAIGAPFGLEQSMTVGVISKVGRGGIDNSGVHYIQTDAAINQGNSGGPLLDINGRVVGINRMIVSPSGGSIGLGFAIPINEAKSIVEELKSGGKVKRARLGVALDDLTEETAKELKLSGPEGAFVRQVQNGSAAAEAGIDVEDVILEIDGAKIKNANDVVSKIRASKVGQRVSVVVFRKGQILKISVKLAE, encoded by the coding sequence ATGAAAAAAAACGACAGATTCAAAAATTTCCTGGTGATAGGCATATCCGTAATGGCCGGAGTGATCCTTTCTCCGATCTTATATTGCGGAACAGGAAATGATAGCGCTTTATTTTTAAACGCAAAATCAGACAGAGAACCAAGCGCATCTGCGAAAGCAGCAGTCTCTATCCAAAAAGCATTCGAAGAAGTATACGAAAATGTTTCTCCAAGCGTAGTGTTGATCGCCACCGAAGGAACCGTCAACGTTCCTCAATACAACGATCCGTTTCAGGAATTTTTTTACGGGCCGCAAGGTAGAGTAAGAAATCAAAAAAGGAAAGTGAGCGGATTAGGTTCCGGTTTTATCCTGAACAAAGAAGGATATATTCTCACTAATGATCACGTAGTTCGTAATTTCGATAAATTTAAAGTAGTTTTCAAAAATGTAAAAGAACCTGTTTCCGCTAAGTTGATCGGAACGGATCCGATGATAGACGTTGCGCTTTTAAAGGTAGAAGCAAACCAAGATCTACAACCGATCGAGATCGGAGATTCTTCAGCAGTAAAAGTAGGAGACTGGGCGATTGCGATCGGCGCTCCATTCGGATTGGAACAATCCATGACAGTGGGAGTGATCTCCAAAGTAGGAAGAGGCGGTATCGATAATTCAGGAGTTCATTATATCCAGACGGATGCTGCGATCAACCAAGGAAATTCAGGAGGACCACTTCTGGATATTAACGGAAGAGTGGTGGGCATTAACCGTATGATCGTTTCCCCAAGTGGTGGTTCTATCGGTTTAGGTTTTGCCATCCCGATCAACGAAGCTAAGTCGATCGTAGAAGAATTAAAATCAGGTGGAAAAGTCAAACGTGCTCGATTGGGAGTCGCGTTAGACGATCTTACTGAAGAGACTGCAAAAGAACTTAAACTTTCGGGACCGGAAGGCGCATTCGTTCGCCAAGTGCAAAATGGAAGTGCCGCCGCAGAAGCTGGCATCGATGTTGAAGACGTGATTCTGGAGATCGACGGAGCCAAAATCAAAAACGCGAATGATGTGGTTTCTAAGATCAGGGCTTCTAAAGTCGGCCAACGTGTTTCAGTAGTCGTATTCAGAAAAGGCCAGATCCTGAAAATTTCAGTTAAGCTGGCGGAGTGA
- a CDS encoding LIC12806 family lipoprotein — MKYFFSLILLAFLGCGVKPVPPPAGKFCEPMLKNTQCVYLDFRNSKAILEEKEYPMKSTSTLNFSYKVDEVFYEVEVLNENRVKITGTNGFQKTLLKLKDKDERKKEYVKLWKAIKDLF; from the coding sequence ATGAAATATTTCTTCTCACTTATACTTTTAGCTTTTTTAGGATGTGGGGTAAAACCTGTGCCTCCTCCTGCGGGAAAATTTTGCGAGCCTATGCTCAAAAATACACAGTGTGTATATTTGGATTTTAGAAATTCTAAGGCGATCTTAGAAGAGAAAGAATATCCGATGAAGTCCACAAGCACCTTGAATTTTTCCTATAAAGTGGACGAAGTCTTTTATGAAGTAGAAGTCCTGAATGAGAACAGAGTTAAGATCACAGGCACCAACGGGTTCCAAAAAACTTTGTTAAAATTGAAAGATAAAGACGAAAGAAAAAAAGAATACGTAAAACTCTGGAAGGCAATCAAAGATCTGTTTTGA
- a CDS encoding adenylate/guanylate cyclase domain-containing protein, translating into MSDSGRPTRFFILGILICFLFFFSCVQAKGKERPKAENGTLDLSTWDFTNDGTVELNGDWRYYWKELIPPKNFQDDLVSDPSGFIPIPGVWNGHILNGEPLPAIGYITYHLRVYLPETAPDLAIRIDDGQGSAYSLYWNGKLVAYNGHPGPSPEEESPEYLAQTSSVPHAKQVDLVMYISNHYHRNGGFQMPILLGESSKIFAARDRNRMTSAFLAGALLIMGLYHMGLFLFRKKEMEIFWFSLTCLAITSRVLTSGERFIGEVFRNVPWNIFIRVEYLSFYLGVPFMAMFMRTLYPAQFRKTSMIVILTLSVPPCLSIIVLPPALFSYTLPYYQALIVFGGIYGMIMVAIAIFKGLQGAKLMLLGLGIFYAAVLNDFIFYQFHIGPGYLTPAGLFLLTFADAALLGRRIATAFNTSEELSVNLEKKVVERTKELAEERDRTDLLLLNILPKPVAEELKSKGSVTPVYYESASILFTDFVGFTKIAEDMLPKDLVEDLHNCFSEFDSVVSRLGLEKLKTIGDSYMCAGGIPNINFTHAVDNCLAGLEFLRFMHKIANAKSQMGLPFWELRVGVHTGPVTSGVIGSNKFAYDVWGDAVNLASRMESSGKPGHLNISGSTYEVVKDFFVCEHRGKIQAKGKGEVDMYFVSSIRPELSVDSKGILPNEKFEILRMELNLKLSAV; encoded by the coding sequence ATGAGTGATTCAGGCCGTCCAACTCGTTTTTTCATTTTAGGGATTCTTATTTGTTTTCTATTCTTCTTCTCTTGTGTCCAAGCAAAAGGGAAAGAAAGGCCTAAGGCAGAAAATGGAACCTTAGATCTTAGTACCTGGGATTTTACAAATGATGGAACAGTAGAATTAAATGGAGACTGGCGATATTACTGGAAGGAACTCATTCCACCCAAAAATTTCCAAGACGATCTTGTTTCTGATCCGAGCGGATTCATTCCTATTCCGGGAGTATGGAACGGCCATATTTTAAACGGAGAGCCGTTACCTGCCATAGGGTATATTACCTATCATCTAAGAGTATATCTTCCTGAAACCGCTCCTGACCTTGCGATACGAATCGATGATGGCCAAGGATCCGCATATTCCTTATATTGGAATGGCAAGTTAGTCGCTTATAATGGGCATCCCGGACCTTCTCCTGAAGAAGAAAGTCCAGAGTATCTTGCACAAACCAGTTCCGTTCCTCATGCCAAACAAGTGGATCTAGTGATGTATATTTCAAATCACTATCATCGGAATGGCGGTTTCCAAATGCCGATCTTACTTGGCGAGTCTTCCAAAATTTTTGCCGCTAGAGACAGGAACAGGATGACTAGCGCATTTTTGGCAGGAGCCCTACTCATCATGGGCTTGTATCATATGGGCCTGTTCCTATTTCGCAAAAAAGAAATGGAGATTTTTTGGTTCTCTCTTACCTGTCTTGCTATCACCTCCAGAGTACTTACCAGTGGAGAAAGATTTATAGGAGAAGTGTTCAGAAATGTTCCTTGGAATATTTTTATCAGAGTAGAATATCTCTCCTTTTATTTAGGAGTTCCCTTCATGGCTATGTTCATGAGGACTTTATATCCTGCCCAGTTCAGAAAGACATCCATGATTGTCATTTTAACGTTATCCGTTCCACCATGCCTTTCCATTATAGTACTTCCTCCTGCGCTTTTCAGTTATACTCTCCCTTATTACCAAGCATTGATCGTATTCGGAGGAATATATGGTATGATCATGGTTGCCATAGCTATATTCAAAGGCTTACAGGGCGCAAAACTGATGTTATTGGGGTTAGGAATATTCTATGCAGCCGTTCTGAATGATTTTATTTTTTACCAATTCCATATTGGACCCGGATATCTAACCCCTGCGGGCCTATTCTTATTGACGTTTGCAGATGCAGCTTTATTGGGCAGAAGGATAGCAACTGCTTTCAATACCAGCGAAGAATTATCCGTCAATTTGGAGAAAAAGGTAGTAGAAAGAACAAAAGAACTCGCGGAAGAAAGAGACCGCACAGATTTATTATTATTGAATATTCTTCCTAAACCTGTTGCGGAAGAATTAAAATCCAAAGGATCAGTCACCCCCGTATATTACGAATCTGCAAGTATTCTATTCACAGACTTTGTTGGATTTACTAAAATTGCAGAAGATATGTTGCCCAAAGATCTAGTAGAAGATTTGCACAATTGTTTTTCAGAATTCGATTCGGTCGTTTCTCGTTTAGGTTTAGAAAAACTGAAGACTATCGGCGATTCTTATATGTGTGCCGGAGGAATTCCAAATATTAATTTTACGCATGCGGTAGACAATTGTTTGGCAGGTTTGGAATTTCTAAGATTTATGCATAAAATCGCAAATGCAAAATCACAAATGGGACTCCCGTTCTGGGAATTAAGAGTGGGAGTTCATACAGGCCCTGTGACATCAGGAGTGATCGGTTCCAATAAATTCGCCTATGATGTTTGGGGAGACGCAGTCAATCTTGCAAGTAGAATGGAATCTTCAGGAAAACCCGGACATTTAAATATCTCAGGCTCCACCTACGAAGTGGTAAAAGATTTTTTTGTATGCGAGCATAGAGGTAAAATCCAGGCAAAAGGAAAGGGAGAAGTGGATATGTACTTTGTAAGTTCCATACGTCCCGAATTGTCTGTTGATTCCAAGGGAATTCTTCCGAATGAAAAATTTGAAATTTTAAGAATGGAATTAAATCTGAAACTGAGTGCAGTTTGA
- the ruvB gene encoding Holliday junction branch migration DNA helicase RuvB, with the protein MAGHTLNPEDKFDDEISLRPSLFSEFIGQKEILSNLGVFVEAAKKRGQALDHVLLSGPPGLGKTTLAGIISQELGTRIVVTSAPVLTRGADLAKLLTDLEERDILFIDEIHSLGRKVEEILYPAMENFMIDLLVGEGITAQTIQIKLKPFTLIGATTRSGLISDPLKSRFGIHFRLEYYDDAEMKDIVLRSSKILGYEIEESAAFEIGRRSRKTPRIANHLLKRVRDFAEVKGERKIRIPACEEAFSRLGIDELGLDRMDRQILECMIDRYKGGPVGLKPIAAVIGEEERTLEDHYESYMVRVGLINRTSSGRVATEKAYKLMDRVPPAFGKRIEEDAAPGLF; encoded by the coding sequence TTGGCAGGACATACCTTAAATCCGGAGGATAAATTTGACGATGAGATATCTCTTCGTCCCTCCCTATTCTCCGAGTTTATAGGACAAAAAGAGATCCTGTCCAATCTAGGCGTTTTCGTAGAAGCCGCCAAAAAAAGAGGGCAGGCCCTGGATCATGTACTTCTATCCGGGCCCCCTGGTCTAGGTAAGACCACACTTGCAGGCATCATTTCCCAAGAACTTGGTACAAGGATCGTAGTTACATCTGCTCCCGTTTTGACAAGAGGAGCAGATCTTGCAAAATTACTCACGGATCTAGAAGAGAGAGATATATTATTTATAGATGAAATCCATTCTTTAGGTCGTAAGGTAGAAGAAATTTTATATCCTGCGATGGAAAATTTCATGATCGATCTTCTTGTGGGCGAAGGGATCACTGCTCAGACCATCCAGATCAAATTAAAACCTTTCACTTTGATCGGTGCTACTACTCGAAGCGGACTTATCTCGGATCCTCTTAAAAGTAGATTCGGTATCCATTTCCGTTTGGAATATTATGACGATGCCGAAATGAAAGATATTGTTCTCCGATCCTCTAAGATCCTAGGTTACGAGATAGAAGAGAGCGCAGCCTTTGAGATAGGAAGAAGGTCCCGAAAAACTCCTAGGATTGCAAACCATCTTCTCAAAAGAGTGAGAGACTTTGCCGAGGTAAAAGGCGAAAGAAAGATCCGTATCCCTGCCTGCGAAGAGGCATTTTCCCGTCTGGGAATAGACGAGTTGGGCTTAGATAGAATGGATCGCCAGATCCTGGAATGTATGATCGATCGATACAAGGGTGGTCCTGTCGGCTTGAAGCCAATCGCCGCAGTAATCGGAGAGGAAGAAAGGACTCTGGAAGACCATTATGAATCCTATATGGTAAGAGTTGGCTTGATCAATAGAACCTCTTCCGGCAGAGTAGCCACAGAGAAGGCTTATAAGTTGATGGACAGAGTTCCTCCGGCTTTCGGCAAAAGAATAGAAGAAGATGCGGCTCCCGGCCTTTTTTAA
- the tmk gene encoding dTMP kinase, with product MAQIPGFYVFEGLDGSGKSTLSVRVLDLLNSKHVPAICFAEPTRYESGLYLRKFLSGEIELSPEKQIEAFLEDREVSLQRNILPSLSQKKIVLLDRYMYSTAAYQSGEFFSAKEILKKNLDRGFPEPEKVFYLEIEPEEALARLKGRDTTKDRFETISALTKIKKAYEEILPENTVRLDAKLSTEELVKLITEKIPY from the coding sequence ATGGCACAAATACCAGGATTTTACGTTTTTGAAGGTTTAGACGGAAGTGGCAAAAGTACCCTCTCCGTCCGGGTCTTAGACCTTCTAAACTCCAAACATGTTCCAGCAATTTGTTTTGCGGAACCAACAAGATACGAATCCGGGCTCTATCTTAGAAAATTTTTAAGCGGAGAAATAGAACTTTCTCCTGAAAAACAAATCGAAGCATTTTTAGAAGATAGAGAAGTTTCACTTCAAAGGAATATTCTACCTTCCCTCTCCCAAAAAAAAATCGTGTTATTAGATCGGTATATGTATTCCACGGCTGCGTATCAGTCTGGGGAATTTTTTTCTGCGAAAGAGATCCTGAAAAAAAATTTAGACAGAGGATTTCCCGAACCCGAAAAAGTTTTTTATCTGGAAATTGAACCGGAAGAGGCTTTGGCGAGATTAAAAGGAAGAGATACTACAAAAGATAGATTCGAAACAATCAGCGCTTTGACTAAGATCAAAAAAGCGTATGAAGAAATTCTTCCGGAAAATACCGTCCGTCTGGATGCGAAACTTTCTACGGAAGAATTAGTAAAACTGATAACCGAAAAAATCCCTTATTGA
- a CDS encoding type II toxin-antitoxin system VapC family toxin, with amino-acid sequence MIVLDTHAWIWLMEGDPRMEKEPILKKLYKHIPHRGIFVSEISGWEVGMLVAKKRIQISGTLNRWLQDAYNAPGIQPHRLTPEVIVESVNLPDTFHGDPADRMIVATARVLNADLVTKDKEIIKYGKKGNLKVISL; translated from the coding sequence ATGATCGTTCTGGATACTCACGCTTGGATTTGGCTCATGGAAGGAGATCCAAGAATGGAAAAAGAACCCATTCTTAAAAAATTATATAAGCATATCCCTCATCGAGGAATATTCGTCTCCGAAATATCCGGTTGGGAAGTCGGGATGCTCGTTGCTAAAAAAAGAATCCAAATCTCAGGAACCTTGAATCGATGGCTACAAGACGCATATAATGCTCCAGGGATCCAACCGCATCGTTTAACTCCGGAAGTAATTGTAGAAAGTGTAAATTTGCCCGACACCTTTCACGGAGATCCGGCGGATAGAATGATCGTAGCGACTGCAAGAGTTTTGAATGCAGATCTTGTTACTAAAGATAAGGAGATCATTAAATACGGTAAAAAGGGGAACCTAAAGGTAATCTCTTTATAG
- a CDS encoding type II toxin-antitoxin system Phd/YefM family antitoxin: protein MQLSAAEFKTKCLSLMDRVQETQEEVIITKHGKPVAKLVTIKDSTAARLFGYLKGRIQENEDIVHSLGLRWDADLK from the coding sequence ATGCAACTTTCCGCAGCAGAATTCAAAACCAAATGCCTTAGCTTAATGGACAGAGTCCAAGAAACCCAGGAAGAAGTGATCATCACCAAACATGGAAAACCAGTGGCCAAGTTAGTGACCATTAAAGATAGCACTGCCGCGCGTCTATTCGGCTATCTAAAAGGACGGATCCAGGAGAATGAAGATATTGTTCATAGTTTGGGATTACGTTGGGACGCGGATCTGAAATAG